A genomic region of Eucalyptus grandis isolate ANBG69807.140 chromosome 5, ASM1654582v1, whole genome shotgun sequence contains the following coding sequences:
- the LOC120293835 gene encoding UDP-rhamnose/UDP-galactose transporter 6-like has protein sequence MCLPIFDLLMNHMHLPTFVVVLVGVQKPMLASLRFIYRGPDNFHDQMFIILSRTIALWGLISPGSSASVDLLFSFQVIGHMKTILVLIMGFLFFGKEGLNLQVVIGMIIAVVGMIWYGNASSKPGEGAQAIHFLPANNINMVVCRSPPK, from the exons ATGTGCTTGCCTATATTTGACCTGTTGATGAACCACATGCACCTTCCTAcatttgttgttgttcttgttgGAGTTCAGAAACCGATGTTGGCCTCCTTACGCTTTATTTACCGGGGACCAGATAACTTTCATGACCAG ATGTTTATTATTCTATCCCGCACCATTGCTTTGTGGGGACTAATCTCACCAGGTTCATCTGCATCGGTAGATTTACTGTTTTCTTTCCAAGTAATTGGCCATATGAAGACTATCCTTGTCTTGATCATGGGCTTCCTCTTCTTTGGGAAGGAGGGTCTCAATCTCCAAGTAGTCATCGGCATGATCATAGCTGTAGTTGGAATGATCTGGTATGGCAATGCGTCATCTAAGCCTGGGGAAGGAGCGCAAGCCATTCACTTCCTACCAGCGAACAACATAAACATGGTAGTTTGTCGAAGTCCACCGAAATAG
- the LOC120293140 gene encoding uncharacterized protein LOC120293140 yields MLEEIRAMLMERMTERSQLMVDRMDPICQRIRMKLEKTKLESRYCFARASLGNKFEVEGDGNRFVVDLARKTCACREWDISRIPCRHAICCIAFMKLEINDYVDDCFKKDAYENCYKFPFPVMNGEIMWPKVGGEPIKPPPYRRKRGREKKNRIKDNDERSSDGKKLTKVGIQMQCSNCLQYGHNKKTCKNPMTSRPPKAKRGRPKKVDEASGAQASSQANRPSNRDSTIIRKERAQASALSSIILLSYHVYIVINVLCSFCFFRLNKVMDFSYPKLLGILI; encoded by the exons ATGCTTGAAGAAATACGAGCCATGTTGATGGAAAGGATGACAGAGAGAAGCCAATTAATGGTTGATCGAATGGATCCAATTTGCCAAAGAATTAGAATGAAGTTGGAGAAAACTAAACTGGAGTCTAGGTATTGTTTTGCTAGAGCATCTTTGGGGAATAAATTTGAGGTTGAAGGGGATGGCAATAGATTTGTGGTTGACTTGGCTAGAAAGACTTGTGCTTGTAGGGAATGGGATATCTCTAGAATACCATGTAGACATGCCATATGTTGCATTGCTTTTATGAAGTTAGAGATCAATGATTATGTTGATGATTGCTTTAAGAAAGATGCTTATGAAAATTGTTATAAATTTCCCTTCCCGGTCATGAATGGGGAAATAATGTGGCCCAAAGTTGGTGGTGAGCCAATCAAACCCCCACCTTACAGAAGGAAAAGGggtagagagaagaaaaatagaatcaagGATAATGATGAGCGAAGTAGTGATGGTAAGAAGTTGACGAAAGTTGGAATTCAAATGCAATGTTCAAATTGCCTTCAATATGGGCATAACAAGAAGACATGCAAGAATCCTATGACATCAAGGCCACCCAAA GCAAAAAGAGGAAGACCAAAGAAAGTTGATGAAGCTAGTGGTGCGCAGGCTAGTTCACAGGCCAATAGACCATCTAATAGGGACTCCACTATCATCAGGAAGGAGAGAGCACAAGCTAGTGCTTTATCAAGCATAATTTTACTTTCATATCATGTGTATATTGTCATTAATGTTTTATgctcattttgtttctttaggCTCAACAAGGTTATGGACTTTTCATATCCGAAGCTACTGGGAATTCTTATTTAA